One Camelina sativa cultivar DH55 chromosome 3, Cs, whole genome shotgun sequence genomic window carries:
- the LOC104777846 gene encoding uncharacterized protein LOC104777846 produces MDHYDGVNRRRRSARRHQTNDRETNRSNETTTQTMTNGHECAHALRDIDEYLSLSLGSKSYFSHQIPPVANPSLRLAPPSPFAEPMKMTWETTHHDEIFPSSLAKTYSPYLMTAPMSLLPPSSWLSRSQGSFPSPIPPPPSPTTVDRFSLVLPPNLTAPEMGPAMMMMTNTAPPPVRNPIPQPAVNQNEKPETIPPPFPWATNIRGEIHTLEYLESKEITTITGEVQCRHCEQVYEMSYDLREKFAAVEKIFVMMKRIMRERAPQMWTNPEQKRCELCGREKAVKPVIAERKSQINWLFLLMGQTLGYCTLEQLKNFCKHSKSHRTGAKDRVLYLTYLGLCKMLDPNNDLFDRADSGSRR; encoded by the coding sequence ATGGATCATTACGACGGCGTTAACCGGAGGAGGAGATCTGCACGGCGTCATCAGACCAACGATCGTGAAACGAATCGCTCCAACGAGACGACGACTCAGACGATGACCAACGGCCACGAGTGCGCACATGCTTTACGTGATATCGATGAGTATCTTTCGCTAAGCTTGGGTTCAAAATCGTACTTCTCTCATCAGATCCCTCCGGTGGCTAATCCATCGCTTCGTCTAGCACCACCGTCGCCTTTTGCTGAACCTATGAAGATGACTTGGGAAACAACACATCATGATGAGATCTTTCCGAGTTCGTTGGCTAAAACTTATTCGCCTTATCTCATGACGGCGCCGATGTCGTTGCTTCCACCATCGTCGTGGCTGAGCAGATCTCAAGGATCATTTCCTTCGCCGATTCCGCCTCCGCCTTCGCCGACGACGGTTGATCGCTTCTCCCTCGTTCTTCCGCCGAATCTAACCGCTCCGGAGATGGGACcagcgatgatgatgatgacgaacaCCGCGCCGCCGCCCGTTCGTAACCCTATACCACAACCCGCCGTAAATCAAAATGAGAAGCCCGAGACGATTCCGCCGCCGTTTCCATGGGCGACGAACATACGAGGGGAGATTCATACCTTAGAGTATCTCGAGTCGAAAGAGATTACGACCATCACCGGGGAGGTTCAGTGCAGACACTGCGAGCAAGTGTACGAGATGAGCTACGATCTGAGGGAGAAGTTCGCGGCGGTTGAGAAGATCTTCGTGATGATGAAAAGGATCATGAGGGAACGAGCTCCTCAGATGTGGACAAATCCTGAGCAAAAGAGGTGTGAGCTTTGTGGCCGTGAGAAAGCTGTGAAGCCTGTGATTGCTGAGAGGAAGAGTCAGATCAATTGGTTGTTTTTGCTTATGGGACAGACTTTGGGTTATTGTACATTGGAACAGCTCAAGAATTTTTGCAAACACTCCAAGAGTCATCGTACTGGTGCTAAAGACCGTGTGCTTTACTTGACCTATCTCGGTCTTTGCAAGATGCTTGACCCTAATAATGACCTCTTTGACCGTGCTGACTCCGGCTCTAGACGCTGA
- the LOC104777845 gene encoding BURP domain protein USPL1-like, whose amino-acid sequence MASTLRLSNSFIILLLFSLWVVEAHTSRKLISIKEQQGQDLNHFLKDGDFDDPSLYVYFRLNDLKLGTRLRIYFYKNDLQKLPPLLTRQQADRIPFTKSKLNFLLDHFSISKDSPQGKAVKATLGHCGAKEIEGEHKFCGTSLESMVDLVKKTLGSNVDLKVMTSKIMAPTRDPISYGLYNYTFVEAPKELVGIKMLGCHRMPYPYAVYYCHGHKGGSRLFEVNMVTDDGKQRVLGPAICHMDTSMWDVDHVAFKVLKMEPRSGPVCHFFPLDNIVWVTK is encoded by the exons ATGGCTTCTACTTTAAGGCTCTCTAATAGCTTCATCATCCTCCTACTCTTCTctctg TGGGTGGTGGAGGCACACACGTCAAGAAAGCTGATATCGATCAAGGAACAACAAGGCCAAGATCTTAATCATTTTCTGAAAGATGGTGATTTCGATGATCCTTCACTGTACGTGTATTTCAGACTCAATGATCTCAAACTAGGAACCAGATTAAGGATTTACTTCTACAAAAACGATCTTCAGAAGCTTCCTCCACTTCTCACAAGACAACAAGCTGATCGCATTCCTTTCACCAAGTCGAAACTTAACTTTCTTCTCGACCATTTCTCTATCTCCAAAGACTCTCCTCAAGGAAAAGCCGTAAAGGCGACTTTGGGACATTGTGGTGCTAAAGAAATTGAAGGAGAGCATAAGTTTTGTGGTACTTCTCTAGAGTCAATGGTTGATCTTGTGAAGAAAACACTGGGGTCTAATGTTGACCTCAAAGTCATGACGTCTAAAATAATGGCACCTACCCGAGATCCGATAAGTTACGGTTTGTATAACTATACATTCGTCGAGGCTCCTAAGGAACTTGTTGGGATTAAGATGTTGGGATGTCATAGGATGCCATACCCTTATGCTGTTTACTATTGCCATGGTCATAAAGGTGGAAGCCGACTCTTTGAAGTTAATATGGTGACGGATGATGGAAAACAACGGGTATTAGGACCAGCTATTTGCCACATGGACACATCCATGTGGGACGTGGATCATGTAGCCTTCAAGGTGTTGAAAATGGAGCCGAGGTCAGGACCGGTTTGCCACTTCTTCCCTCTTGATAACATTGTGTGGGTGACAAAGTAA